One Malaclemys terrapin pileata isolate rMalTer1 chromosome 7, rMalTer1.hap1, whole genome shotgun sequence genomic region harbors:
- the MEN1 gene encoding menin isoform X2 — translation MGLKPWQKALFPLRSVEDVVRLFMAELQQEQPDLVLLSLVLGFVEHFLAVNRVIPTNVPGISFEPRPGPEPDSLTYFPVAELSIVAALYARFTAQIRGAVDLSLYPRPEGFSSRELVKKVSDVIWNSLSRSYFKDRAHIQSLFSFITGTKLDSSGVAFAVVGACQVLGLPDVHLALSEDHAWVVFGRDGEQTAEVTWHGKGNEDRRGQTVNAGVAERSWLYLKGSYLRCDRHMEVAFMVCAINPSIDLHTDSLELLQLQQRLLWVLYDMGHLERYPMALGNLADLEELEPTPGRPDPLSIYHKGISSARKYYNNEHIYPYMYLAGYHCRNKNVKEALEAWADTATVIQDYNYCREDEEIYKEFFDVANDVVPNLLKEVANLAEPLEEKGAGERGEGSPVQAGGSALQDPECFAHLLRFYDGICKWEEGSPTPVLHVGWATFLVQSLGRFDGQVRQKVTIVAREAEANEDDEQGSEDPREGRRRGPRRESKPEEPPLPKKASERRRPSSGQRPDKPPATEKEEGGAPAPGVPPVPPPEGPVLTFQSEKMKGMKELLVAAKINSSAIKLQLTAQSQVQMKKQKVSAPRDYTLAFLKRPRKSL, via the exons atggggctgaagccatgGCAGAAGGCCCTGTTCCCGCTGCGCTCGGTGGAGGACGTGGTGCGGTTATTCATGGCcgagctgcagcaggagcagcccgATCTGGTGCTGCTGTCGCTGGTGCTGGGTTTTGTGGAGCATTTCCTGGCTGTGAACCGCGTCATACCCACCAACGTGCCGGGCATCAGCTTCGAGCCACGCCCGGGACCTGAGCCCGACAGCCTCACCTACTTCCCTGTGGCTGAGCTGTCCATCGTGGCCGCGCTGTACGCCCGCTTCACCGCCCAGATCCGTGGTGCTGTCGACCTGTCCCTCTACCCCCGGCCCGAGGGCTTCTCCTCCCGTGAGCTGGTCAAGAAGGTGTCGGACGTCATCTGGAACAGCCTCAGCCGCTCCTACTTCAAAGACCGGGCCCACATCCAGTCCCTCTTCAGCTTCATCACAG GCACTAAGCTGGACAGCTCAGGGGTGGCCTTTGCTGTGGTGGGGGCCTGCCAGGTGCTGGGGTTGCCGGATGTGCACCTGGCGCTCTCGGAGGACCATGCCTGGGTGGTGTTTGGCCGGGACGGTGAGCAGACGGCTGAGGTGACCTGGCACGGCAAAGGCAATGAGGACCGGCGCGGGCAGACCGTGAATGCTGGCGTGGCTGAGCGG AGCTGGCTGTACCTGAAGGGCTCGTACCTGCGCTGTGACCGGCACATGGAGGTGGCCTTCATGGTGTGCGCCATCAACCCCTCCATCGACCTGCACACTGAcagcctggagctgctgcagctgcagcag CGGCTCCTGTGGGTTCTCTACGACATGGGGCACCTGGAGAG GTACCCAATGGCACTGGGCAACCTGGCTGACCTGGAGGAGCTGGAGCCGACACCAGGCAGACCAGACCCCCTCTCCATCTACCATAAG ggcatCAGCTCAGCCAGGAAGTACTACAACAATGAGCACATCTACCCCTACATGTACCTGGCTGGCTACCACTGTCGCAACAAGAATGTCAAGGAGGCGCTGGAGGCCTGGGCTGATACAGCCACTGTCATCCAGGA CTATAACTACTGCCGTGAGGATGAGGAGATCTATAAGGAATTCTTCGATGTGGCCAACGACGTGGTTCCCAACCTGCTCAAGGAGGTGGCCAACCTGGCAGAGCCACTGGAGGAGAAAggtgctggggagagaggagag GGGTCCCCGGTGCAGGCTGGGGGCTCAGCCTTGCAGGACCCTGAGTGCTTCGCCCACCTGCTGCGCTTCTATGATGGCATCTGCAAGTGGGAGGAGGGCAGCCCCACACCTGTGCTGCACGTGGGCTGGGCCACCTTCCTGGTGCAGTCGCTGGGACGCTTTGATGGGCAG gtgcGCCAGAAGGTGACAATCGTGGCGCGGGAGGCGGAGGCCAATGAAGACGATGAGCAGGGCAGTGAGGACCCCCGCGAGGGGCGCCGGCGTGGACCCCGCCGCGAGTCTAAGCCTGAGGAGCCCCCCCTGCCCAAGAAGGCCTCCGAGCGCCGGCGCCCCAGCTCGGGCCAGCGGCCAGACAAGCCCCCTGCgacagagaaggaggaggggggggcccCCGCCCCGGGGGTccctcctgtccctccccctGAGGGGCCTGTCCTCACCTTCCAGAGTGAGAAGATGAAGGGCATGAAGGAGCTGCTGGTGGCCGCCAAGATCAACTCGAGCGCCATCAAGCTGCAGCTCACGGCCCAGTCCCAGGTGCAGATGAAGAAGCAGAAGGTGTCAGCCCCAAGAGACTATACCCTGGCCTTCCTCAAGCGCCCCCGCAAATCCCTCTGA
- the MEN1 gene encoding menin isoform X1, translated as MHCQKNYSSQHAPRQLPAMGLKPWQKALFPLRSVEDVVRLFMAELQQEQPDLVLLSLVLGFVEHFLAVNRVIPTNVPGISFEPRPGPEPDSLTYFPVAELSIVAALYARFTAQIRGAVDLSLYPRPEGFSSRELVKKVSDVIWNSLSRSYFKDRAHIQSLFSFITGTKLDSSGVAFAVVGACQVLGLPDVHLALSEDHAWVVFGRDGEQTAEVTWHGKGNEDRRGQTVNAGVAERSWLYLKGSYLRCDRHMEVAFMVCAINPSIDLHTDSLELLQLQQRLLWVLYDMGHLERYPMALGNLADLEELEPTPGRPDPLSIYHKGISSARKYYNNEHIYPYMYLAGYHCRNKNVKEALEAWADTATVIQDYNYCREDEEIYKEFFDVANDVVPNLLKEVANLAEPLEEKGAGERGEGSPVQAGGSALQDPECFAHLLRFYDGICKWEEGSPTPVLHVGWATFLVQSLGRFDGQVRQKVTIVAREAEANEDDEQGSEDPREGRRRGPRRESKPEEPPLPKKASERRRPSSGQRPDKPPATEKEEGGAPAPGVPPVPPPEGPVLTFQSEKMKGMKELLVAAKINSSAIKLQLTAQSQVQMKKQKVSAPRDYTLAFLKRPRKSL; from the exons ATGCACTGCCAGAAAAACTACAGCTCGCAGCATGCACCACGGCAG ctgcccgccatggggctgaagccatgGCAGAAGGCCCTGTTCCCGCTGCGCTCGGTGGAGGACGTGGTGCGGTTATTCATGGCcgagctgcagcaggagcagcccgATCTGGTGCTGCTGTCGCTGGTGCTGGGTTTTGTGGAGCATTTCCTGGCTGTGAACCGCGTCATACCCACCAACGTGCCGGGCATCAGCTTCGAGCCACGCCCGGGACCTGAGCCCGACAGCCTCACCTACTTCCCTGTGGCTGAGCTGTCCATCGTGGCCGCGCTGTACGCCCGCTTCACCGCCCAGATCCGTGGTGCTGTCGACCTGTCCCTCTACCCCCGGCCCGAGGGCTTCTCCTCCCGTGAGCTGGTCAAGAAGGTGTCGGACGTCATCTGGAACAGCCTCAGCCGCTCCTACTTCAAAGACCGGGCCCACATCCAGTCCCTCTTCAGCTTCATCACAG GCACTAAGCTGGACAGCTCAGGGGTGGCCTTTGCTGTGGTGGGGGCCTGCCAGGTGCTGGGGTTGCCGGATGTGCACCTGGCGCTCTCGGAGGACCATGCCTGGGTGGTGTTTGGCCGGGACGGTGAGCAGACGGCTGAGGTGACCTGGCACGGCAAAGGCAATGAGGACCGGCGCGGGCAGACCGTGAATGCTGGCGTGGCTGAGCGG AGCTGGCTGTACCTGAAGGGCTCGTACCTGCGCTGTGACCGGCACATGGAGGTGGCCTTCATGGTGTGCGCCATCAACCCCTCCATCGACCTGCACACTGAcagcctggagctgctgcagctgcagcag CGGCTCCTGTGGGTTCTCTACGACATGGGGCACCTGGAGAG GTACCCAATGGCACTGGGCAACCTGGCTGACCTGGAGGAGCTGGAGCCGACACCAGGCAGACCAGACCCCCTCTCCATCTACCATAAG ggcatCAGCTCAGCCAGGAAGTACTACAACAATGAGCACATCTACCCCTACATGTACCTGGCTGGCTACCACTGTCGCAACAAGAATGTCAAGGAGGCGCTGGAGGCCTGGGCTGATACAGCCACTGTCATCCAGGA CTATAACTACTGCCGTGAGGATGAGGAGATCTATAAGGAATTCTTCGATGTGGCCAACGACGTGGTTCCCAACCTGCTCAAGGAGGTGGCCAACCTGGCAGAGCCACTGGAGGAGAAAggtgctggggagagaggagag GGGTCCCCGGTGCAGGCTGGGGGCTCAGCCTTGCAGGACCCTGAGTGCTTCGCCCACCTGCTGCGCTTCTATGATGGCATCTGCAAGTGGGAGGAGGGCAGCCCCACACCTGTGCTGCACGTGGGCTGGGCCACCTTCCTGGTGCAGTCGCTGGGACGCTTTGATGGGCAG gtgcGCCAGAAGGTGACAATCGTGGCGCGGGAGGCGGAGGCCAATGAAGACGATGAGCAGGGCAGTGAGGACCCCCGCGAGGGGCGCCGGCGTGGACCCCGCCGCGAGTCTAAGCCTGAGGAGCCCCCCCTGCCCAAGAAGGCCTCCGAGCGCCGGCGCCCCAGCTCGGGCCAGCGGCCAGACAAGCCCCCTGCgacagagaaggaggaggggggggcccCCGCCCCGGGGGTccctcctgtccctccccctGAGGGGCCTGTCCTCACCTTCCAGAGTGAGAAGATGAAGGGCATGAAGGAGCTGCTGGTGGCCGCCAAGATCAACTCGAGCGCCATCAAGCTGCAGCTCACGGCCCAGTCCCAGGTGCAGATGAAGAAGCAGAAGGTGTCAGCCCCAAGAGACTATACCCTGGCCTTCCTCAAGCGCCCCCGCAAATCCCTCTGA